The DNA region ACGGTTAACTCTGGGTCGGCCGGTACGACCAGTTCGACCTGTGCTGACTCAGCCGCAGCGGCAAGCATCGCCCGGCCTTCGGGTGAGAGTCCACGTCCGTCGTCCGCTTCGCCGCCCAATGTCGCGAACTCGGTCCGGTAATCAAACAGCCCTGCCTCATTCAGAACCCGCTCAATGTCGAGCCAGGTCATACCCGGCCAATTCGCGCCCCACATTCCCGCGCTTTGGCTCGTCACTATTACCGGTTTGAGTTCCATGCATCGACACACTGCCAGCAACTCGATGTTCAGTGCCGGGTAGGTACCGTCCCAACTGATTCCGACCTGGTCGCCCCTCCGTACGCCAGTCTGGACCAGAAGTTCAAGAACCGCAGCCGCGAAATTCGGATTCAGAGTCGTGAGCGCGTCCGAAAGGTCAGAACGCCCGTAAGTAAGCTCCGAGTACTGCGCGCCAACAAGCCCAGTCTTGTTCGGGTCGTTGACCGTATCTATCGGTATTCCAAGCCGCTCCCTCATTCTGAACACCGCCTTGAACGCCGCCTTACTCAGACGTGCCGCAGCAAGCTTCTCCTCGTAGAACCGGGTCCGACGGTATCGGGCCGAACTGTGCTCAAACGTGAATAGTACAAGTGCCAACACTGCCAGACCGACCAGCACCCAACGATTTACCTTGCCGTGCCGCCGCCGCACTAGAAAACCCCTCCAGATATGAGTGTCACAACCAGCCGTGTGAACACCGCTGCCACGAACATCGTCGCCACAGTCTCAACCACGCCCTGACGGACCATCCAGTAGGCCACCAGTCCGGGTATTACGTACCCAATAACGCCGATATTGAGTGCGGTCTGTCCCATATGCCACTCCGGCGCGATTCTGGTAAGATAGCCGAGCAGATAAGCGATGAGCACGGCAAGCACCAGCATCCTTCGGCCATATACGAGCATGAACCGATCCAGAACCCGCAACACAACGAAGGTTGCGAGTGCCACCACAACCGTGGCGCCGACCCGGACCGGGTCGTGCAACAGAAGCGCAATATATCCGGGCACAACGATACCACCAGCCGCCAGCCCGACCGTCTCGGTCATGAGGAACGATGCCAGCATTCCGAGTCCGATGGTCTCAACCAGCATGCGGTCCCCTCCTATCTCCGCTCGATGCTTCGGGCACTGCTATCTGTGTCTGCCCGGCCTGCACAAAATATCGAGTCAACTCTTCGCCATACCCTACGGTATTCCCGCACGCAAACACAAGACAAGCGTCTTCAATCAGCCCGGCAAGGAACTCAAACACCTCCCTCGGCGGTATCTCGTCTCCAAGGTCCACAATCCGGTCCGGTGGGATGCCAAGTTCGCGGCATCGGGCAATGAATATCCGGGTCAGACCGCCGGTCGCAACATAAACGCGGCATTCAAACCCGCGCACCAGCTCAGCCATCTGTCTTGACCGGTCCTGCCGGTCGCGGCGGCAGTTGACAAGCACGATCCGGTCCTGCGAACGGTTCTTCACCATGTTCCAGAGCATGCCGATTGAGTCCGGGTCATTTGCCGCCAGCGCGTTCACAAACTCAAACCGGCTGCCCTTGACTGCAAGCTGGTGAATACGCAGTACGCCCGAGTCCGGTAGGCTGCGTTTCATCCCAGCCAGGGCCGCCTGCCGGTCAACTCCGACCGAGGCACACACCGCCAGAGCCAAGGCGACATTCTCCTTGTGCTCGACGTACTCAAATCCGTACATCTCTCGGTCGGACACCGTTTCTGGGTCAGCTAGGACGACCTCACGGTTGCCGCGTCCGGTCCTGCGTAGCTCAGCAAGATATGTCCGCTCCGCGGTGAAAAGCACCCCATGGGCAGGTAGAGCGCGCCGAAAAGAACGGGCAACATCCTTTACGGTCGGGCCCATAACGTCAAGATGGTCGGCACGAACATTGGTGACTACCGAGTGAGTCGGCCTGACAAGCCGCTGGTTCTCAATCCGCTGATACTGCGGGTCCAGTGACATGTTCTCAATAACGAGCGCTTCAGCCGCCATCGAACGAGCTAGCCTGACCATCCGCAACTGCTCGGCGATGCCGGCCTTCCCAATCCGGCGCACCGGCTTTTCCAAGTGGTCGCCGAGTATGAACCGTGGTCTTGTACCGGTGACCTTTGCAACTGTCCGGATGCCGCCGGCGCGCAGCCCGGCAGCTATCAGCCTTGTGACCGAAGACTTGCCCCTGGTGCCGTTGACAAGAATCCGGATCGGAATCCGATTGAGGTTTCGTCGGTGCAGCCCATATTCGGCCGCGCCATAGCCTACGAAGAGCAACAGCAGAACAAGCAGGAACAGCATCTGCTTTCAGCAACCCTGGGGCCGTTCGATTATACGCTGGCAGCTCCTTCTGTCAAAACTGCGTCTGACAAGAGACCGCACTCACCTCTGTAGCCGGAGGGCAGATGCCCATGTTGACAGGTAATACAGAAACATCTGGACTTAACCGGTGAGCTCGCCCGACAAGCTGGGACGGACCTTTGCAGTTCCTGCAGACCGCAACCGGGACTTGAGCCGGCGGATACGAGCAAGGAGGTCCCTGCGGCCAAGCCTTGTCAGTTCCCGCTCCACATACGCAACGTTCTTCGGCTCAAAAAGCTGGAGCAGAGCCCGCTGCAGGCGCTTCTCGCCTGCCGTCCTAGCCACATGCAGTGGTTTGCCGGTCAGAGGGTCCTTTCCGGTGTGATACGCGACTCCGGCCGCGGTCATCGGCAGGGGGGTGAACTGCTGCACCTGACGTATGAAGAACCGTTCGACTTTCACTAGGTGTTCGGCCAGCTCAACTGCGTCCTCAAGATTCGCGCCCGGGTGTCCGGAGATGAAGTACGGAACGAGGAAAAGCCGGCTCTGCGACATGCAGCAGCTTCGAACCGCAGCAAGGAACCGCCGGCGAAATGCGAGATAGACTTCCGGTGGACTTTTGTGCATCGCGGCAAGAACGCGCGGTGCGACGTGCTCCGGTGCTACCCGCATCTGACCCGAGATATAATGACAGCATAACTCTCGCAGGTATCTTTCACCCTGCCTGCCGTCTAGAAGGTCAAACCTGATACCGGTTCCGATTGAAACCCTTCTCACGCCCTTGACCTTGCTCACAGCTTCAAGGACTATGAGATGGCGCTCGTATGCGAGCTTCAGACTAGGACATCGCTCGGGGAAAAGGCATTCCCGCTTCATGCACACTCGACCGGCTGCCATCTGCACACAGGTCGCTCCGTACATGTTCGCGGTCGGGCCGCCGACGTCAGTGATGTGTCCCCGGAACTCGGGTAGACGTGTGATCGCCTCCGCTTCACGGACAATTGACCCAAGACTGCGGCTCTGGACAATCCGGCCCTGGTGCGCCCGAAGCGAACAGAACGTACAGGAACCTAGACAGCCACGGTGCGATGTTATCGAAAACCGGACTGTTTCTAGGGCCGGAATCCTTTCCCGGTATGACGGGTGTGCTTGGCGGGTGTAGGGGAGGTTATATACCCGGTCGAGCTCAGATGTACTCAGCGGTTGAGGAGCCGGGTACTGGACCACGTACCGGTCACCGTGCTTCTGCACGACTACCTTGCCAAGCGGGTTGTCGGCCTGGCCGTACCACAGCCGAAACGCCAGATTGAACGCATCCCTGTCCCTCCTGACAGTCTCAAGTGCTGGCAGTTCAACGCATTTTTCAGGTTTCTTGTGCGTGGTAACGCACGTACCCGGAATCCCGGAAAGGTCTGTTCTGAGATTCTCGGTCAACCGAGCCGCAATCTCCTTGACCTGCCTCTCACCCATTCCGTACACCAAGATGTCGGCCTTGGCGTCAATCAGGATCGAGCCGCGGACTGTGTCTTCCCAGTAGTCATAGTGCGCGAGCCGACGCAGGCTGGCTTCGATCCCTCCAAGCACAAGCGGCACGCCCCTGAAAAGCTGCCGGAGCCGGTTTGCGTAAACGATGCATGCCCGGTTGGGCCGCTGACCTGATCTGCCACCAGCAGAATAGTCGTCGTGCTTCCGGGGCACGAGATTGGGACTGTAGTTCGCAACCATCGAATCAACGTTGCCGGCGGTGATACCGAAAAAAAGCCTGGGTCGGCCAAGCGCGAGAAAATCGGCTTCTGTTCTCCAGTCCGGCTGGGCAATGACCCCGACTCGAAACCCGGCGTCAATCAGCACCCGGCAGATGACAGCCGGGCCAAAACTAGGATGGTCAACATAGGCGTCACCAGAGACGATGATGCAATCGCACTGGTCCCAGCCGAGCCGCTCCATCTCGGCACGAGACATCGGTGGAAAACTCACTCCGGCGTTCCGCAATCTGAGTACTGACTTCTTCCGGTGCTACAGGCTCCGGCTGCGCGCACGCCAACGTTTGACCACCCGATCAATATCCATATCTCTGATGCCTTTTGACCACCAGCGGCTGAACTCGACGTCCGAACTCTGCGGCTTCGGGTTAGGACAGTCAATGAGTGCGCGTGTCGGAATCGGTACCGAATCGCCAAGGATCAAAGCCTCGCCCGTACGCAGGGCCGGCAGCATTGACATCAAGCCGGCAAGCGCATCCGGCACAAGCCGGCGCACGTATTGCTGGTCGTCCGGGTTAGTGAGCCGCATTGCGACAAAAGTGTTGCACTGGGACAGAACCGTCTCGGAAAGCTCGGTCGGCCGCTGACTCACCAGCACGGCACCAACCCCGTATTTCCTGCCTTCCTTGGCGATTCGCTCGACCGCAGTCTTGGCCGGAGTCGTGTGGACGCTCGAATTCCGCGGCACGTAGTTGTGCGCTTCCTCATAGACCATGAGAATTGGAAACCGGTCTCTATCCGGATTCCACATGTTGAACTCAAAAGCCAACCTGGACACGACCGCCGCCACGACCCCGACCGCCTCAGACGGTACGCCCGAAAGGTCAATGACTGCCATCCTGTGGCCCGAATCAATTGAAAGAAATTCGGCCAAGAGCTGGGTCAGACTCTTGTTGTCCTTGAATCGGGTTGGCGCAAACATGAAGCCGAAACGGGGGTCTGACGTCTTAGATTCGAACCTGATAAGGAACCGGTCAAAGACGCCGTACAGCGGCCCCGGCACCATTTTGCCGTCACTGCTCAGAACAAGCTGGATGTTCCAGTTCCGGATTTGATTCACCAAGTCGTCGAGCTTATAGTACACTGGCGAATCCACGGTCAGCGACTTTGCAATCGCTGCTGTCTCCTTGGTCGTCATACCCTGCCGGGCACGGTTCAGAGCGTCGTGTAGCACCGTCAACTGGTTCTTGGCTGTGGCCTCGGCCGGGTCAACAGTCAGTTCAGCAAACTCCTCAAAGTTCAGCACCCAGTACGGCAGTTCGAGCGTTTCCGGCGTGATGAGCAGCACATCCTTCTCATTGAATGCTGCTGCGTACTCACCGTGCAGGTCAAGGACGATGATGTGAGTGTCTGGATACTTGGCAATTGCCGCCTGCAACATGCTGCACACGGTGCAGGACTTACCGCACCCAGTCGTACCGAGGACCGCAATGTGCTGCCCGAAGAACCGGTCAGCCTGAACATATACCCTTTGCTCCGGTGCCAGGGCCGGACGCGCAAAAGAGTAGGCAAACTCGGCAAAACCGGCGAAAATGCTGGCAAGGTCCTGAGCCGTGACCATGTTTACCTTCTGCCCAACTGTGGGGTAGACGGCAATGCCCCGGGTAAACCGGCCGCGCGCATCCAGAGTTCCGACCAGCACGCACTCGGCGACGTTGCGTGGTGGCTGGACCGCAGGGTCCATCCGCACGCTCGTCACGATGCCGATAACCCGTCGCTCCCGCAGCGCGATTTCCACATGGGAACCGGGCTGGCCCGGATAGTACTCGCCTGCCATGGCCTCGGTAGTGCAAGCGGTCAGCTCAACCAAAGCCCGTTCACCG from candidate division WOR-3 bacterium includes:
- a CDS encoding ATP-binding protein; translated protein: MNKCSEGEIGYVIEVNGERALVELTACTTEAMAGEYYPGQPGSHVEIALRERRVIGIVTSVRMDPAVQPPRNVAECVLVGTLDARGRFTRGIAVYPTVGQKVNMVTAQDLASIFAGFAEFAYSFARPALAPEQRVYVQADRFFGQHIAVLGTTGCGKSCTVCSMLQAAIAKYPDTHIIVLDLHGEYAAAFNEKDVLLITPETLELPYWVLNFEEFAELTVDPAEATAKNQLTVLHDALNRARQGMTTKETAAIAKSLTVDSPVYYKLDDLVNQIRNWNIQLVLSSDGKMVPGPLYGVFDRFLIRFESKTSDPRFGFMFAPTRFKDNKSLTQLLAEFLSIDSGHRMAVIDLSGVPSEAVGVVAAVVSRLAFEFNMWNPDRDRFPILMVYEEAHNYVPRNSSVHTTPAKTAVERIAKEGRKYGVGAVLVSQRPTELSETVLSQCNTFVAMRLTNPDDQQYVRRLVPDALAGLMSMLPALRTGEALILGDSVPIPTRALIDCPNPKPQSSDVEFSRWWSKGIRDMDIDRVVKRWRARSRSL
- a CDS encoding YgiQ family radical SAM protein; its protein translation is MSRAEMERLGWDQCDCIIVSGDAYVDHPSFGPAVICRVLIDAGFRVGVIAQPDWRTEADFLALGRPRLFFGITAGNVDSMVANYSPNLVPRKHDDYSAGGRSGQRPNRACIVYANRLRQLFRGVPLVLGGIEASLRRLAHYDYWEDTVRGSILIDAKADILVYGMGERQVKEIAARLTENLRTDLSGIPGTCVTTHKKPEKCVELPALETVRRDRDAFNLAFRLWYGQADNPLGKVVVQKHGDRYVVQYPAPQPLSTSELDRVYNLPYTRQAHPSYRERIPALETVRFSITSHRGCLGSCTFCSLRAHQGRIVQSRSLGSIVREAEAITRLPEFRGHITDVGGPTANMYGATCVQMAAGRVCMKRECLFPERCPSLKLAYERHLIVLEAVSKVKGVRRVSIGTGIRFDLLDGRQGERYLRELCCHYISGQMRVAPEHVAPRVLAAMHKSPPEVYLAFRRRFLAAVRSCCMSQSRLFLVPYFISGHPGANLEDAVELAEHLVKVERFFIRQVQQFTPLPMTAAGVAYHTGKDPLTGKPLHVARTAGEKRLQRALLQLFEPKNVAYVERELTRLGRRDLLARIRRLKSRLRSAGTAKVRPSLSGELTG
- the pgsC gene encoding poly-gamma-glutamate biosynthesis protein PgsC; the encoded protein is MLVETIGLGMLASFLMTETVGLAAGGIVVPGYIALLLHDPVRVGATVVVALATFVVLRVLDRFMLVYGRRMLVLAVLIAYLLGYLTRIAPEWHMGQTALNIGVIGYVIPGLVAYWMVRQGVVETVATMFVAAVFTRLVVTLISGGVF
- the pgsB gene encoding poly-gamma-glutamate synthase PgsB, which produces MLFLLVLLLLFVGYGAAEYGLHRRNLNRIPIRILVNGTRGKSSVTRLIAAGLRAGGIRTVAKVTGTRPRFILGDHLEKPVRRIGKAGIAEQLRMVRLARSMAAEALVIENMSLDPQYQRIENQRLVRPTHSVVTNVRADHLDVMGPTVKDVARSFRRALPAHGVLFTAERTYLAELRRTGRGNREVVLADPETVSDREMYGFEYVEHKENVALALAVCASVGVDRQAALAGMKRSLPDSGVLRIHQLAVKGSRFEFVNALAANDPDSIGMLWNMVKNRSQDRIVLVNCRRDRQDRSRQMAELVRGFECRVYVATGGLTRIFIARCRELGIPPDRIVDLGDEIPPREVFEFLAGLIEDACLVFACGNTVGYGEELTRYFVQAGQTQIAVPEASSGDRRGPHAG
- the pgsW gene encoding poly-gamma-glutamate system protein translates to MRRRHGKVNRWVLVGLAVLALVLFTFEHSSARYRRTRFYEEKLAAARLSKAAFKAVFRMRERLGIPIDTVNDPNKTGLVGAQYSELTYGRSDLSDALTTLNPNFAAAVLELLVQTGVRRGDQVGISWDGTYPALNIELLAVCRCMELKPVIVTSQSAGMWGANWPGMTWLDIERVLNEAGLFDYRTEFATLGGEADDGRGLSPEGRAMLAAAAESAQVELVVPADPELTVQRRLEAFRNARAIVSVGRVVADIGDPLAQVPSRVLRKPTAKMGSQGTIASLLKQRKPVAYLGNPTRVALAYGLPVAPVPIPEVGKGRLFFQRQYSVGLAAIFVIALALMLWFTVRYDIESYISRNPAPEEEAV